The Morococcus cerebrosus sequence CCCTGAAGAACAAGTCATCCGCTTGGCGAAACTGGCGCAAAGTTCGGGCTTGGACGGCGTGGTCTGCTCCGCCCAAGAAGCCGCGCCGCTGCGCCGCGAATTGGGACAGGATTTTGTCTTGGTAACGCCCGGCATCCGTTTGGACGTTGCCGGCAACAACGACGACCAACGCCGCATCATGACGCCTGCCGAAGCATTGGCGGCAGGTTCGACTTATCTGGTGATGGGCCGCCCCGTTACCCAAGCCGCCGATCCGGTAGCCGTATTGCGCGAAGTGAACCGCGTGGCGAACCTTGAAGCAAACTGATTTTCAGACGACCTTACAGGTTGAGGCCGTCTGAAAAAACACAACGGAGGCAATATGCCCACCAAGTTCCAACAAGAAACCCTCAAATCCCGTTTCGCGCAAGCCAAAGTCCTTGTTGTCGGCGACGTGATGCTCGACCGTTATTGGTTTGGCGATGTGTCCCGTATTTCGCCCGAAGCGCCCGTGCCGGTGGCCAAAATCGGACGAATCGACCAACGGGCGGGCGGTGCGGCGAATGTTGCGCGCAACATCGCTTCGTTGGGCGGCAAAGCAGGGCTGTTGTCGGTAACCGGCGACGACGAAGCCGCCGACGCGCTCGATGCGCTGATGGCGCAAGACGGCGTCGCCTCCTATCTGATGCGCGACAAACAAATCGCCACCACCGTCAAACTGCGCGTCGTCGCCCGCAACCAGCAGCTTATCCGCCTTGATTTTGAAGAACATCCCAACCGCGAAGTGTTGGAGCAAATCAAGCAGAAATACCGCGAAGTATTGCCCGAATACGACGCAATCATTTTTTCAGACTACGGCAAAGGCGGCCTGTCGCACATCTCCGATATGATAGATTGGGCAAAACACGCAGGTAAAACCGTATTAATCGACCCCAAAGGCGACGATTACGAAAAATACGCTGGCGCCACGCTGATTACGCCCAATAGAGCCGAATTAAAAGAAGTGGTCGGCAGTTGGAAAAACGAAAGCGAGCTGACCGAAAAAGCGCAAAACCTGCGCCGCCACCTCGACCTGACCGCCGTTTTACTGACCCGAAGCGAAGAGGGCATGACCCTGTTCAGCGAAGGCGAACCCATTTACCAGCCCACCCGCGCCCAAGAAGTTTACGACGTATCCGGCGCAGGCGACACCGTCATTGCCGGAGTGGGTTTGGGGCTGGCGGCAGGCTACACCATGCCCGAAGCCATGCACCTCGCCAATACCGCCGCCGGTGTCGTCGTCGCCAAACTCGGCACGGCGGTTTGCTCGTTTGCAGAATTGAACAAAGCATTGGAAGAGCAGTAATTTCTTTTTCAGACGACCCCGTCTTTCCAAGGTCGTCTGAAACGAGTGCAACGAGTTTCGCTAAAACCAAAAAACAAAGGAAACCCAATATGACCATCATCGTAACAGGCGCGGCCGGCTTCATCGGCAGCAACATCGTCAAAGCCCTCAACCAACGCGGTATTACCGACATCGTCGCCGTCGACAACCTGACCCGTGGCGAAAAATTCAAAAACCTTGCCGAGTGCGAAATCACACACTACCTCGACAAACACGAATTCATCCGCCAAGTGCGCGGCCATCTTCTGCCCTACGAAAACATCGAAGCCGTCTTCCATCAAGGTGCGTGTTCCGACACCATGAACCACGACGGCCTCTATATGATGGACAACAATTACCAGTACACGCTCGACCTTTTGGACTGGTGTCAGGACGAACGCATCCCCTTCCTCTACGCCTCCAGTGCCGCCGTGTACGGCAAAGGCGAAATCTTCCGCGAAGAGCGCGAACTTGAAAAACCGCTCAATGTGTACGGCTACTCCAAATTCCTGTTTGACCAAGTATTGCGCCGCCGCATGAAAGAAGGCCTGACCGCACAAGTTGTCGGCTTCCGCTACTTCAACGTTTACGGACAACACGAACAACACAAAGGCCGCATGGCATCCGTCGCCTTCCACCATTTCAACCAATACCGCGAACACGGTTACGTCAACCTGTTCGGAGCCAACGACGGCTACGGCAACGGCGAACAAACCCGCGACTTCGTCAGCGTCGAAGACGTCGCCAAAGTCAACCTCTACTTCTTCGACCACCCCAATCTCTCCGGCATCTACAACCTCGGCACAGGCCGCAGCCAACAGTTCAACGAACTCGCCGCCGCCACCGTCAACGCCTGCCGTGCCGCCGAAGGCAAACCTGAATTGAGCTTAAAAGAGCTGATAGAAGAAGAACTTATCCGCTACATCCCCTTCCCCGATGCGCTCAAAGGCAAATACCAAAGCTTCACCCAAGCCGACATTGCCAAACTGCGCGAAGCCGGATACAAGGAAGAATTTTTGGATGTCAAAGCAGGCGTCGAGCGCTACGTCAAATGGATGCTGGAAAATTTGGCTTGATTTGAAATGCCCATGAAAAAGGTCGTCTGAAAACTCAGATTTAAAGTTTTCAGACGACTTTTTATTGAACCGTTACCTTGTTCAGCGATACAGGAAAACGATGGTTTCGGCGGCTTTGACGCAGCTGTCGACATCGGCGACCAAGGCGATGCGGACGTAGCCTTCGCCTGGGTTGCCCCATTCGGTATCGCGGGCGAGGAAGCGTCCGGGGAGGACTTGGATGGCGGCTTTTTGCCAGAGGTTTTTAGCAAATGCCAAGTCGTCGCCATCTGGTACTTTCAGCCAGATATAGAACGATG is a genomic window containing:
- the hldA gene encoding ADP-heptose synthase, translating into MPTKFQQETLKSRFAQAKVLVVGDVMLDRYWFGDVSRISPEAPVPVAKIGRIDQRAGGAANVARNIASLGGKAGLLSVTGDDEAADALDALMAQDGVASYLMRDKQIATTVKLRVVARNQQLIRLDFEEHPNREVLEQIKQKYREVLPEYDAIIFSDYGKGGLSHISDMIDWAKHAGKTVLIDPKGDDYEKYAGATLITPNRAELKEVVGSWKNESELTEKAQNLRRHLDLTAVLLTRSEEGMTLFSEGEPIYQPTRAQEVYDVSGAGDTVIAGVGLGLAAGYTMPEAMHLANTAAGVVVAKLGTAVCSFAELNKALEEQ
- the rfaD gene encoding ADP-glyceromanno-heptose 6-epimerase — protein: MTIIVTGAAGFIGSNIVKALNQRGITDIVAVDNLTRGEKFKNLAECEITHYLDKHEFIRQVRGHLLPYENIEAVFHQGACSDTMNHDGLYMMDNNYQYTLDLLDWCQDERIPFLYASSAAVYGKGEIFREERELEKPLNVYGYSKFLFDQVLRRRMKEGLTAQVVGFRYFNVYGQHEQHKGRMASVAFHHFNQYREHGYVNLFGANDGYGNGEQTRDFVSVEDVAKVNLYFFDHPNLSGIYNLGTGRSQQFNELAAATVNACRAAEGKPELSLKELIEEELIRYIPFPDALKGKYQSFTQADIAKLREAGYKEEFLDVKAGVERYVKWMLENLA